A stretch of DNA from Sugiyamaella lignohabitans strain CBS 10342 chromosome B, complete sequence:
GATGATATAACggctcttcttcactaGCTTCTCCTCGGCATATCCGACAGGTGTCATCATCTGGTGGCTCGACGTGTTCATTTATCGATGAAGACTGGGGTAATGATGACTGGCTATTGGTATCTGAGGATGGTTCGCCATGATCCGA
This window harbors:
- the SSM4 gene encoding E3 ubiquitin-protein ligase SSM4 (Ubiquitin-protein ligase involved in ER-associated protein degradation; located in the ER/nuclear envelope; ssm4 mutation suppresses mRNA instability caused by an rna14 mutation; GO_component: GO:0000837 - Doa10p ubiquitin ligase complex [Evidence IDA] [PMID 16873066]; GO_component: GO:0005783 - endoplasmic reticulum [Evidence IEA]; GO_component: GO:0005789 - endoplasmic reticulum membrane [Evidence IEA]; GO_component: GO:0030176 - integral component of endoplasmic reticulum membrane [Evidence IDA] [PMID 11641273]; GO_component: GO:0016021 - integral component of membrane [Evidence IEA]; GO_component: GO:0016021 - integral component of membrane [Evidence ISM] [PMID 12192589]; GO_component: GO:0016020 - membrane [Evidence IEA]; GO_component: GO:0005635 - nuclear envelope [Evidence IDA] [PMID 11641273]; GO_component: GO:0005637 - nuclear inner membrane [Evidence IEA]; GO_component: GO:0005637 - nuclear inner membrane [Evidence IDA] [PMID 17051211]; GO_component: GO:0005634 - nucleus [Evidence IEA]; GO_function: GO:0016874 - ligase activity [Evidence IEA]; GO_function: GO:0046872 - metal ion binding [Evidence IEA]; GO_function: GO:0004842 - ubiquitin-protein transferase activity [Evidence IDA] [PMID 11641273]; GO_function: GO:0008270 - zinc ion binding [Evidence IEA]; GO_process: GO:0030433 - ER-associated ubiquitin-dependent protein catabolic process [Evidence IMP] [PMID 11641273]; GO_process: GO:0030433 - ER-associated ubiquitin-dependent protein catabolic process [Evidence IMP] [PMID 15252059]; GO_process: GO:0016567 - protein ubiquitination [Evidence IEA]), producing MDLTSPTKDQESPGYSDHGEPSSDTNSQSSLPQSSSINEHVEPPDDDTCRICRGEASEEEPLYHPCKCSGSIKYVHQDW